From a single Molothrus ater isolate BHLD 08-10-18 breed brown headed cowbird chromosome Z, BPBGC_Mater_1.1, whole genome shotgun sequence genomic region:
- the FAM169A gene encoding soluble lamin-associated protein of 75 kDa isoform X2: MISGAGQQDRAKPESMSFPVDILNNYSHEDLENSAEDYLFDLRWRNPNTPEFFSLPDHRKVPITLAYVGFVSLYGEEQTNKVLALFAPWDSLTAVALYLADQWWSIDDIVRTSVPARQGLHQVKSVGERVVLYVLNRIIYRTQEMERDEIPFLCHGSSHYAKIMWKKGEAIGFYSVKPTGSVCTSLPHQKYKLPVLDTMFVRKKHRGKDSGLIMLEDFVDSFNEESLGLRYPLSSFMYTACKQYLEKYPGDKNLLWQVEGGGDWFQRKSIMSIVQNENLKIAETSKKENKSLQAEDNFCQSAVSEAGGPRTEVETQLSADSQKGKESTDVHASTSEDPNTTHASIWTRSSHLKRQRLNKNRQEPGLETSQQDEENALQLPKSRPELVSHASESSGDLVEAPKVDTVEKDEEIIVENEDQSVLEAEMHVSPSEKQSEMEEMPSEPLNGEVAEETGKTSLMAEGEMVNEVPSGESKLLSENQGKEPVTPFVPLTLDAPAKPPEDTESEKVLNENDSEMLTEEVASVEKEGTEEQQESEKASTENAAAVASKEEPSDNGLPNSVVTEAAEESVSENLPSSLEDQNEEAGHNSQEAPAALSQSSLVMVELEGVSFQQPSGQEAQKNQLEEPSEESAEQPDHYTQTVAERAADSSSEEAEIEVPVVDRRNLRRKAKGYKGPPKKKGKPA, from the exons AGCATGTCATTCCCTGTGGATATATTGAACAATTACAGTCATGAGGACTTGGAGAACTCAGCAGAGGACTACCTCTTTGACCTTCGGTGGAGGAATCCAAACACTCCtgaattcttttctctgccagaCCACCGCAAG GTTCCTATTACCTTGGCATATGTGGGCTTTGTTTCTCTTTATGGTGAAGAGCAGACAAACAAAGTTCTTGCACTGTTTGCACCATGGGACTCACTCACAG CTGTAGCCCTGTATCTTGCTGACCAGTGGTGGTCAATTGATGACATTGTGAGAACATCTGTCCCTGCTAGACAGGGGCTTCATCAG GTGAAGTCTGTTGGAGAGAGAGTTGTTCTCTATGTTCTAAATCGAATTATCTATCGAACACAAGAAATGGAAAGAGATGAGATCCCATTTCTCTGTCATGGTAGCAGCCATTATGCTAAGATCATGTGGAAAAAAGGAGAGGCTATTGGGTTCTATTCTGTTAAACCTACAG GAAGTGTTTGTACCTCTCTTCCTCATCAGAAGTATAAGTTGCCAGTGCTAGACACAATGTTTGTTAGAAAGAAACATCGTGGGAAAGACTCTGGGTTAATCATGTTGGAAGACTTTGTGGATTCCTTTAACGAAGAGTCTCTTGGCCTACGATATCCACTGTCATCTTTCATGTATACAG CTTGTAAGCAATACCTTGAGAAGTACCCTGGGGATAAAAACCTTTTGTGGCAagtggagggaggaggagattGGTTCCAGAGAAAGTCTATTATGTCTATAGTGCAAAATGAAAATCTCAAAATTGCAG AGAcctcaaagaaggaaaataagagtTTGCAAGCAGAGGACAATTTTTGTCAGTCTGCAGTATCTGAAGCAGGTGGACCAAGGACTGAGGTAGAAACACAGCTAAGT GCTGACTCTCAAAAAGGTAAAGAATCAACAGATGTTCATGCAAGCACATCTGAAG ACCCTAATACAACTCATGCTTCCATCTGGACACGAAGCAGTCATTTAAAACGTCAGAGGCTAAATAAAAATAGACAGGAACCTGGACTTGAAACTTCCCAACAAGATGAGGAAAATGCTCTTCAACTGCCCAAAAGCAG GCCAGAACTTGTTTCCCACGCATCTGAAAGCTCTGGAGACTTAGTAGAAGCGCCTAAGGTGGATACTGTTGAGAAGGATGAGGAAATAATTGTTGAAAACGAGGACCAGTCTGTATTAGAAGCCGAAATGCATGTATCACCCTCTGAGAAACAAAGTGAGATGGAG gaaatgcCATCAGAACCTCTTAATGGTGAGGTAGCAGAAGAAACTGGTAAGACCTCACTCATGGCTGAAGGGGAGATGGTAAATGAAGTTCCAAGTGGTGAATCAAAATTGCTGTCTGAGAATCAAGGAAAAGAACCTGTTACGCCATTTGTTCCATTAACCCTTGATGCTCCAGCAAAACCCCCAGAAGACACTGAATCAGAGAAG gttttaaatgaaaatgattCTGAAATGCTGACTGAAGAAGTTGCATCAGTAGAGAAGGAGGGCACCGAAGAACAGCAAGAATCTGAAAAGGCCAGCACTGAAAACGCAGCTGCTGTGGCATCAAAGGAAGAGCCCTCTGACAATGGCCTGCCCAACTCTGTGGTAactgaagcagcagaagaatCTGTTTCTGAAAACCTACCTTCCTCATTAGAAGATCAAAATGAGGAAGCAGGGCACAACTCACAGGAGGCCCCTGCTGCCTTGAGTCAGAGCTCCTTGGTAATGGTTGAACTTGAGGGTGTTTCTTTTCAGCAGCCTTCTGGACAGGAAGCACAGAAGAACCAGTTGGAAGAGCCCTCAGAAgagtctgcagagcagccagatCACTACACGCAGACAGTGGCAGAGCgggctgctgacagcagctctgaggaagcAGAAATTGAGGTACCCGTTGTAGATCGGAGAAACTTGCGAAGAAAGGCTAAAGGCTACAAAGGTCCAcccaagaaaaaaggaaagccaGCTTAA
- the FAM169A gene encoding soluble lamin-associated protein of 75 kDa isoform X3, producing the protein MSFPVDILNNYSHEDLENSAEDYLFDLRWRNPNTPEFFSLPDHRKVPITLAYVGFVSLYGEEQTNKVLALFAPWDSLTAVALYLADQWWSIDDIVRTSVPARQGLHQVKSVGERVVLYVLNRIIYRTQEMERDEIPFLCHGSSHYAKIMWKKGEAIGFYSVKPTGSVCTSLPHQKYKLPVLDTMFVRKKHRGKDSGLIMLEDFVDSFNEESLGLRYPLSSFMYTACKQYLEKYPGDKNLLWQVEGGGDWFQRKSIMSIVQNENLKIAAETSKKENKSLQAEDNFCQSAVSEAGGPRTEVETQLSADSQKGKESTDVHASTSEDPNTTHASIWTRSSHLKRQRLNKNRQEPGLETSQQDEENALQLPKSRPELVSHASESSGDLVEAPKVDTVEKDEEIIVENEDQSVLEAEMHVSPSEKQSEMEEMPSEPLNGEVAEETGKTSLMAEGEMVNEVPSGESKLLSENQGKEPVTPFVPLTLDAPAKPPEDTESEKVLNENDSEMLTEEVASVEKEGTEEQQESEKASTENAAAVASKEEPSDNGLPNSVVTEAAEESVSENLPSSLEDQNEEAGHNSQEAPAALSQSSLVMVELEGVSFQQPSGQEAQKNQLEEPSEESAEQPDHYTQTVAERAADSSSEEAEIEVPVVDRRNLRRKAKGYKGPPKKKGKPA; encoded by the exons ATGTCATTCCCTGTGGATATATTGAACAATTACAGTCATGAGGACTTGGAGAACTCAGCAGAGGACTACCTCTTTGACCTTCGGTGGAGGAATCCAAACACTCCtgaattcttttctctgccagaCCACCGCAAG GTTCCTATTACCTTGGCATATGTGGGCTTTGTTTCTCTTTATGGTGAAGAGCAGACAAACAAAGTTCTTGCACTGTTTGCACCATGGGACTCACTCACAG CTGTAGCCCTGTATCTTGCTGACCAGTGGTGGTCAATTGATGACATTGTGAGAACATCTGTCCCTGCTAGACAGGGGCTTCATCAG GTGAAGTCTGTTGGAGAGAGAGTTGTTCTCTATGTTCTAAATCGAATTATCTATCGAACACAAGAAATGGAAAGAGATGAGATCCCATTTCTCTGTCATGGTAGCAGCCATTATGCTAAGATCATGTGGAAAAAAGGAGAGGCTATTGGGTTCTATTCTGTTAAACCTACAG GAAGTGTTTGTACCTCTCTTCCTCATCAGAAGTATAAGTTGCCAGTGCTAGACACAATGTTTGTTAGAAAGAAACATCGTGGGAAAGACTCTGGGTTAATCATGTTGGAAGACTTTGTGGATTCCTTTAACGAAGAGTCTCTTGGCCTACGATATCCACTGTCATCTTTCATGTATACAG CTTGTAAGCAATACCTTGAGAAGTACCCTGGGGATAAAAACCTTTTGTGGCAagtggagggaggaggagattGGTTCCAGAGAAAGTCTATTATGTCTATAGTGCAAAATGAAAATCTCAAAATTGCAG CAGAGAcctcaaagaaggaaaataagagtTTGCAAGCAGAGGACAATTTTTGTCAGTCTGCAGTATCTGAAGCAGGTGGACCAAGGACTGAGGTAGAAACACAGCTAAGT GCTGACTCTCAAAAAGGTAAAGAATCAACAGATGTTCATGCAAGCACATCTGAAG ACCCTAATACAACTCATGCTTCCATCTGGACACGAAGCAGTCATTTAAAACGTCAGAGGCTAAATAAAAATAGACAGGAACCTGGACTTGAAACTTCCCAACAAGATGAGGAAAATGCTCTTCAACTGCCCAAAAGCAG GCCAGAACTTGTTTCCCACGCATCTGAAAGCTCTGGAGACTTAGTAGAAGCGCCTAAGGTGGATACTGTTGAGAAGGATGAGGAAATAATTGTTGAAAACGAGGACCAGTCTGTATTAGAAGCCGAAATGCATGTATCACCCTCTGAGAAACAAAGTGAGATGGAG gaaatgcCATCAGAACCTCTTAATGGTGAGGTAGCAGAAGAAACTGGTAAGACCTCACTCATGGCTGAAGGGGAGATGGTAAATGAAGTTCCAAGTGGTGAATCAAAATTGCTGTCTGAGAATCAAGGAAAAGAACCTGTTACGCCATTTGTTCCATTAACCCTTGATGCTCCAGCAAAACCCCCAGAAGACACTGAATCAGAGAAG gttttaaatgaaaatgattCTGAAATGCTGACTGAAGAAGTTGCATCAGTAGAGAAGGAGGGCACCGAAGAACAGCAAGAATCTGAAAAGGCCAGCACTGAAAACGCAGCTGCTGTGGCATCAAAGGAAGAGCCCTCTGACAATGGCCTGCCCAACTCTGTGGTAactgaagcagcagaagaatCTGTTTCTGAAAACCTACCTTCCTCATTAGAAGATCAAAATGAGGAAGCAGGGCACAACTCACAGGAGGCCCCTGCTGCCTTGAGTCAGAGCTCCTTGGTAATGGTTGAACTTGAGGGTGTTTCTTTTCAGCAGCCTTCTGGACAGGAAGCACAGAAGAACCAGTTGGAAGAGCCCTCAGAAgagtctgcagagcagccagatCACTACACGCAGACAGTGGCAGAGCgggctgctgacagcagctctgaggaagcAGAAATTGAGGTACCCGTTGTAGATCGGAGAAACTTGCGAAGAAAGGCTAAAGGCTACAAAGGTCCAcccaagaaaaaaggaaagccaGCTTAA
- the FAM169A gene encoding soluble lamin-associated protein of 75 kDa isoform X1, producing the protein MISGAGQQDRAKPESMSFPVDILNNYSHEDLENSAEDYLFDLRWRNPNTPEFFSLPDHRKVPITLAYVGFVSLYGEEQTNKVLALFAPWDSLTAVALYLADQWWSIDDIVRTSVPARQGLHQVKSVGERVVLYVLNRIIYRTQEMERDEIPFLCHGSSHYAKIMWKKGEAIGFYSVKPTGSVCTSLPHQKYKLPVLDTMFVRKKHRGKDSGLIMLEDFVDSFNEESLGLRYPLSSFMYTACKQYLEKYPGDKNLLWQVEGGGDWFQRKSIMSIVQNENLKIAAETSKKENKSLQAEDNFCQSAVSEAGGPRTEVETQLSADSQKGKESTDVHASTSEDPNTTHASIWTRSSHLKRQRLNKNRQEPGLETSQQDEENALQLPKSRPELVSHASESSGDLVEAPKVDTVEKDEEIIVENEDQSVLEAEMHVSPSEKQSEMEEMPSEPLNGEVAEETGKTSLMAEGEMVNEVPSGESKLLSENQGKEPVTPFVPLTLDAPAKPPEDTESEKVLNENDSEMLTEEVASVEKEGTEEQQESEKASTENAAAVASKEEPSDNGLPNSVVTEAAEESVSENLPSSLEDQNEEAGHNSQEAPAALSQSSLVMVELEGVSFQQPSGQEAQKNQLEEPSEESAEQPDHYTQTVAERAADSSSEEAEIEVPVVDRRNLRRKAKGYKGPPKKKGKPA; encoded by the exons AGCATGTCATTCCCTGTGGATATATTGAACAATTACAGTCATGAGGACTTGGAGAACTCAGCAGAGGACTACCTCTTTGACCTTCGGTGGAGGAATCCAAACACTCCtgaattcttttctctgccagaCCACCGCAAG GTTCCTATTACCTTGGCATATGTGGGCTTTGTTTCTCTTTATGGTGAAGAGCAGACAAACAAAGTTCTTGCACTGTTTGCACCATGGGACTCACTCACAG CTGTAGCCCTGTATCTTGCTGACCAGTGGTGGTCAATTGATGACATTGTGAGAACATCTGTCCCTGCTAGACAGGGGCTTCATCAG GTGAAGTCTGTTGGAGAGAGAGTTGTTCTCTATGTTCTAAATCGAATTATCTATCGAACACAAGAAATGGAAAGAGATGAGATCCCATTTCTCTGTCATGGTAGCAGCCATTATGCTAAGATCATGTGGAAAAAAGGAGAGGCTATTGGGTTCTATTCTGTTAAACCTACAG GAAGTGTTTGTACCTCTCTTCCTCATCAGAAGTATAAGTTGCCAGTGCTAGACACAATGTTTGTTAGAAAGAAACATCGTGGGAAAGACTCTGGGTTAATCATGTTGGAAGACTTTGTGGATTCCTTTAACGAAGAGTCTCTTGGCCTACGATATCCACTGTCATCTTTCATGTATACAG CTTGTAAGCAATACCTTGAGAAGTACCCTGGGGATAAAAACCTTTTGTGGCAagtggagggaggaggagattGGTTCCAGAGAAAGTCTATTATGTCTATAGTGCAAAATGAAAATCTCAAAATTGCAG CAGAGAcctcaaagaaggaaaataagagtTTGCAAGCAGAGGACAATTTTTGTCAGTCTGCAGTATCTGAAGCAGGTGGACCAAGGACTGAGGTAGAAACACAGCTAAGT GCTGACTCTCAAAAAGGTAAAGAATCAACAGATGTTCATGCAAGCACATCTGAAG ACCCTAATACAACTCATGCTTCCATCTGGACACGAAGCAGTCATTTAAAACGTCAGAGGCTAAATAAAAATAGACAGGAACCTGGACTTGAAACTTCCCAACAAGATGAGGAAAATGCTCTTCAACTGCCCAAAAGCAG GCCAGAACTTGTTTCCCACGCATCTGAAAGCTCTGGAGACTTAGTAGAAGCGCCTAAGGTGGATACTGTTGAGAAGGATGAGGAAATAATTGTTGAAAACGAGGACCAGTCTGTATTAGAAGCCGAAATGCATGTATCACCCTCTGAGAAACAAAGTGAGATGGAG gaaatgcCATCAGAACCTCTTAATGGTGAGGTAGCAGAAGAAACTGGTAAGACCTCACTCATGGCTGAAGGGGAGATGGTAAATGAAGTTCCAAGTGGTGAATCAAAATTGCTGTCTGAGAATCAAGGAAAAGAACCTGTTACGCCATTTGTTCCATTAACCCTTGATGCTCCAGCAAAACCCCCAGAAGACACTGAATCAGAGAAG gttttaaatgaaaatgattCTGAAATGCTGACTGAAGAAGTTGCATCAGTAGAGAAGGAGGGCACCGAAGAACAGCAAGAATCTGAAAAGGCCAGCACTGAAAACGCAGCTGCTGTGGCATCAAAGGAAGAGCCCTCTGACAATGGCCTGCCCAACTCTGTGGTAactgaagcagcagaagaatCTGTTTCTGAAAACCTACCTTCCTCATTAGAAGATCAAAATGAGGAAGCAGGGCACAACTCACAGGAGGCCCCTGCTGCCTTGAGTCAGAGCTCCTTGGTAATGGTTGAACTTGAGGGTGTTTCTTTTCAGCAGCCTTCTGGACAGGAAGCACAGAAGAACCAGTTGGAAGAGCCCTCAGAAgagtctgcagagcagccagatCACTACACGCAGACAGTGGCAGAGCgggctgctgacagcagctctgaggaagcAGAAATTGAGGTACCCGTTGTAGATCGGAGAAACTTGCGAAGAAAGGCTAAAGGCTACAAAGGTCCAcccaagaaaaaaggaaagccaGCTTAA